Below is a window of Desulfuromonas sp. DNA.
ATCGGCACCATCAGTGCCACCGGCCAGGAAAAAGTCAGGGCCGGATTTTTGCCGATGGTCCCGGGCTTCAAATATGTTCCGTTTGGCGATATTCAGGCGTTGCGCACAGCAATAACCCCCAACACCTGCGCGGTCATGCTTGAACCTGTCCAGGGCGAAGGGGGCGTCAACGTACCGCCGCCCGGTTACCTGAAAGCGGTCCGCGAGGTCTGTAGCGAAAAAGAGCTGGTCCTGGTTTACGACGAGGTCCAGGTCGGATGTGGCCGGACCGGCAAGCTCTTTGCCTACGAACATGCAGGTGTTGAACCTGATGTCATGACCCTGGCCAAGGCCTTGGCCGGCGGGCCGCCAATTGGGGCCATGCTGGCCAGGGACGAATTCGCCGCTGCTCTCGGTCCGGGCACCCACGGCTCAACCTTCGGCGGCAATCCACTGATGACCGCCGCCGGCCTTGCTGCTATGGATGTCCTGTTGAATGACGGCATTCTCGAGAACTGTCAGCAAATGGGTGATTATCTGCGGCAACAGCTTGAAAAAATGGCCGAAAAACACTCTTTCATCAAGGAAGTCAGAGGGCTCGGCCTGATCCTCGGCATGCAACTTGACATCGAAGGGGCCGGGATCGTCACCAAGGCGCTCGAGCGGGGGCTGCTGAT
It encodes the following:
- a CDS encoding aspartate aminotransferase family protein, producing the protein MNDSQNWIQRGEACITGTYGRFPLVAVRGEGCRLFDAEGKSYLDFLAGVAVNNIGHCHPKVVKALREQAEKLIHCSNYFHIPHQIELGEILCQHSFADKAFFCNSGAEANEAAMKLVRKYSAEKHGPNRFEVITALASFHGRTIGTISATGQEKVRAGFLPMVPGFKYVPFGDIQALRTAITPNTCAVMLEPVQGEGGVNVPPPGYLKAVREVCSEKELVLVYDEVQVGCGRTGKLFAYEHAGVEPDVMTLAKALAGGPPIGAMLARDEFAAALGPGTHGSTFGGNPLMTAAGLAAMDVLLNDGILENCQQMGDYLRQQLEKMAEKHSFIKEVRGLGLILGMQLDIEGAGIVTKALERGLL